The window TACCGTCCCCACCCCAGCGCGGAACAACGTGCTGATGGAGATGCGCGGCGATTCCCGCGCCGCCGGTCACACCTTGGTTCATTCCAAGGTTGAAGCCGCTGGGGTTCGATACCTTCCGCAACACCCGCATTGCTGTTTGCGTGAGTTCTGCAAACTCCGCTGTCTCCTCCACGGTGATGTCCGTGTAGTCGGGCACGTGGCGGTAAGGGCAGATCAATAGATGCCCTGGGTTGTACGGGAACAGGTTGAGGACCACATAGCAGGTCCGCCCCCGGTAGACGATGAGGGATTCCTCGTCAGTTCGTGTTGGCCCTACACAGAACGGGCAGTCATCCTTGTTCTTGAATTGGTCCTGCCCGCCCTTGATGTAGGCCATGCGGTGCGGAGTCCACAGGCGCTGAAAAGCGTCCGGAACGCCCGCGAGTCCGAAGTCATCGGTTACGTCAGCGTCGCCGGGAATGCCGGTTGCCGCGCCTGTGTTCTCCTGCACCGTCTATGTGTCCGTTCCGTCAGCTCTCGCGGTTCTTGACGGCATCGACGATCCTGCGGACCGCCTCTGCCACGGGCACGCCGTTGTCCTGGCTGCCATCCCGGAAGCGGAACGACACGGCACCGGCCTCGGCGTCCTCACCTCCGGCTATCAGGACGAAAGGAATCTTGTCCTTGCTGGCCGTACGGATCTTTTTGGGGAAGCGATCCGACGAGACATCAACCTCGGCTCGGATTCCAGCGGCCTTCAGCTGGTCCACGACGTCGAACATGTAGTCGTTGAATGTCTCGGCCACTGGAATGCCAACAACCTGGACGGGCGAAAGCCATGCCGGGAAGGCGCCCGCGTAGTGCTCGGTGAGAACACCCATGAAGCGTTCCACGGAACCGAAGAGTGCGCGGTGGATCATGACGGGCCGCTGGCGGGTGCCGTCTGCAGCCTGGTACTCCAGTTCGAAGCGTTCGGGCAGGTTGAAGTCCAGCTGGATGGTGGACATCTGCCAGGTCCGCCCCAGTGCGTCCTTCGCCTGAACAGAGATCTTGGGGCCGTAGAAAGCTGCTCCACCCGGATCCGGAACCAGTTCCAGGCCCGAGGCTGCCGCAACCTCGGAAAGTGTGCGCGTGGCCTCTTCCCATGCGGCGTCGTCGCCTACAAACTTTTCTTCGTTCTTTGTGGAGAGTTCCAGGTAGAAGTCATCCAGGCCGTAGTCCTTGAGGAGGCCCAGGACGAAGTTCAACGTGGTGGTGAGTTCGTCCTTCATCTGCTCACGCGTGCAGTAGATGTGGGCGTCGTCCTGTGTCATGCCACGGACGCGGGTCAGGCCATGAACAACACCGGACTTCTCGTAGCGGTACACCGAGCCAAATTCGAAGAGGCGCAGCGGCAGTTCACGGTAGGAACGGCCACGTGAGCGGAAGATGAGGTTGTGCATTGGGCAGTTCATCGGCTTCAGGTAGTAGTCCTGTGCCGGCTTGCGAACCGTGCCGTCTTCGTTGAACTCGGCGTCCACCTGCATCGCCGGGAACATGCCGTCCTTGTACCAGTCAAGGTGTCCGGAAACCTCGTAGAGGTGTCCCTTGGTGATGTGGGGCGTGTAGACGAACTCGTAACCGGCGTCCACGTGGCGCTGGCGGGAGTAGTCCTCCATCGCCTTGCGGATGATGCCGCCCTTGGGATGGAACACGGGCAAGCCGGAGCCGAGCTCGTCCGGGAAGGAGAACAGGTCCAGCTCGACGCCAAGTTTGCGGTGGTCGCGACGCTCGGCCTCAGCGATGCGTTCCTGGTAGGCCTTGAGAGCTTCCTTGGTGGGCCAGGCTGTACCGTAAATGCGCTGTAGCTGCTGGTTGTTCTGGTTACCCAACCAGTACGCGGCTGAAGAGCGGGTCAACGCGAAAGCGTTGGAAATGATCTTGGTGTTGGGCAAGTGCGGGCCACGGCAGAGATCGCACCACACACTCTCGCCGCTTTTCCTGTCCACGTTGTCGTAGATGGTGATGTCGCCAGCGCCGACCTCAACGTTGACGCCCTCCGCGGCGTCGCTTGCATCGTTCTTCTTGCCCAGCAGTTCCAGCTTGTAAGGCTCGTTGGCCATGGCTTCGCGGGCTTCTTCTTCGGTGACCACGCGGCGAACGAACTTCTGGTTCTGATTGATGATCTTTTGCATCATCTTTTCCAGCTGGCGCAGGTCTTCCGGGGTGAAGGGCTCAGCGACATCAAAGTCGAAGTAGAAGCCGTCCGTGATGTAAGGGCCGATGCCGAGCTTGGCATCGGGGCGCAGCTGCTGCACGGCCTGAGCCATGACGTGGGCGGTGGAGTGGCGGAGTACGTTGAGGCCATCAGGAGATTCGATGGTGACGCCTTCGATTTCAGCGTCGGCCGGCAAGACCTGGTCAAGGTCCTTCAGCACACCATTGACACGGGCTACAACGACGTCGCGGCGCTCGAAGAAGAGTTCCGCGCCGGTAGTCCCTTCCGTCACCTTGGTCTCTTCGCCATCGACGATGAGGGTGATCTGTTGGGCATCTGACACGGGTGTCTCCTATTCATAGTTAAAGGCTTCATAGCTTGTGGCGTACGGGGACCACAGCCAGCCACCGTCAATCGTATCTGCTTCAGCGAAGGCGGCCAAAGCAGCGCGCCGACGCTGGATTCAGCTGCCCAAACCGGTGATGGCAAGGTTCCTGGAGATGCCGTGAAGAGGGCCTCGGTGAGTGAATTCATCAGGAAGGACAACTCCTGCCGGGAGGAGTTCTCCATAGGGCAGCGTTTCCGGCTGGCTGAGGTCCCATGCTTTGTTGGCACTGAGGCTGATTCCCTTGGGGCCTGTCCTCCTGGTGGTTCCGCGGATCAGCAGCATCCGGGTACCAAACAGCAAGGGTCCGGATTCTTCCTGGGCCTCATGGAAAAACACAGAGTCCACGCAGCCGGTGCCGTCGTCAATGCTGATGAAGACCACACGTCTTCCCCCTCGCATGGGCGGGGTTTGGGTCGCGATCCGAACTCCAGCCACCAGAACCTCGGTCCCGTTGCGTAAGCCCAGGAGTTTGTCAGCCGTGGTGACCCCCAGTTTGTCCAGTAGTGGCCGGTGGCTTTCCATGAGGTGCTGGCTGACATCAACGGCCATGAGGTCAAGCTCGGCCCTGACGTTCTCCACCATGGATGGCTCGGGAAGTTCCGGAGCCAGATTCTTTAGCTCCACGTCGCCCAGGGCGAACGCCAATTGTCCTTCGATGACATCCGTTGGCTTCCTGGTGGGGCTGCTTTGGAGCGCCTGCAGGTGTTGCACGAGGTCTGCCCGGTTCGCTTTCCCCCCGGAATCTTTGTGCAGGGAATCAAAAGCGCCCAGTTGAGCAAGCCTTTTGATGTTCGGTTTACTGACCCTCGCCCGTGCCCGGAGGTCAGCCAAGGAATCGAAGGGCTGCCCTGCCACGATTCTCTTGAGCTCTGCTCCCGAAAGCCCATAGATCCCAGTGAGGCTCAGCCGGATGCCAAGCTTGCCTCGATCGGGCCCGTCCTGGATCTTTTCCACCCGGTATTCGGCATGGCTCCGGTTGATGTCCAGGGGCAGGATGGGGATTCCGAGCCGACGGGCTTCAGCCACCAACAACCGTTTGGGATACATTCCGGGATCGTGTTCCCAGAGCCCGGCAAGAAAGGCTTCGGGATGGTGGGTTTTCAGCCAGGCCGATTGATAGGTGGGCACCGCAAAGGCGGCCCCGTGGGCTTTGCAAAACCCAAAGCTGCCAAATGCTTTCAAGGTGCCCCAGACCTTGTCCACAACCTCTGGAGAGTATTTCCTGATCGCGTCGCGGCGGAATTGCCTCTCCACTTCAGGCTCGTGCACTTCATCACCCAAGGCACGCCGGAACTCATCAGCCCTATCCAACCCACAGCCGGTCATGACGTCAAAGGTCTTCAGGATCTGCTCATGGAAGACCGTGACTCCATGAGTCTCCTGCAGCACAGGCTTCAAGTCCGGATGGGGGTAGACCTCCGGCGCGAACCCATGCCTGTGTTCCAGGAAAGGACGGACCATGTCCGACTTCATGGGCCCTGGACGGAACAGCGAGATGTCGATGATGAGGTCATTGAATTCCCTGGGTGCCATCTTTCCAATGAGCTCCCGTTGACCGGGTGATTCGATCTGGAAACAGCCAAGCGTGTGGGTGCTGCGGATCAACTCATAGGTGGGCTCGTCGTCGAACGGTACGGCGTTGAGATCGATCCTTCCGTCGGCGGCAATGAAGTCCGGTCCGGAACCACCTGGCTCAACAGGATGCCTACCAGCCTCCACAACTTCTGCCTTCGAGGGATGCAAGCGGATGACCTCACGCACGGCAAAGGCCATGGCGCTTTGCATCCGCACTCCCAGGACGTCGAGTTTGAGCATTCCCATGGGATCCATGTCATGTTTATCGAATTGGCTCATGGGCAGACCCAATCCGCTGGGCTGGACGGGACTTCGATCCAGGAGTGTGGCATCTCCCAAAATCACGCCGCAAGGATGCATGGAGATATGCCGGGGCAGGCGATCCAGCCTTTCGGTGAGGTCCACCAACATGTCCAACTGCTGGTTCTCCTCCAAGGCGCCCTGCTCCACCCGCCCGGCAAAATTCCGGAGCTCAGGCTTTTCCACCAGCGCTTCCCGGAACTTGCGGGCAGAGAATCTCCATAGTTGCTTGGCAATCTCACCGACTTCCTCGTCCGGCATGCCCAGGGCCATACCTGCGTCACGGACTGCGCCTCGTGCCCGGTAACCGTTTTGCATGCTCATGAGGGTGACTCGCTCGGCGCCGAATCGATCAAAAATCCGGCGGTAGACGTTGTGCCTTTCCGCACTTTCGACGTCGATGTCAATGTCAGGAAGGGTTGACCGGCGTCCCGAAAGGAACCGTTCAAAGATGAGGTCGTGGCGGATCGGATCAACCTGGCTGATGTCGATCAGGTAGTTGACCAGGCTGGAAGCGCCGGACCCCCTGGCAGCAACCCTGACACCCATATCGAGGATCATCCGAGATACCTCTGCCACCGTGAGGAAATAGGAAGCAAAACCCAGCCTGGCAATGATCCCTAACTCATGCACCAACCGCGAGCGCACCCGTTTCTCCATTTCCCCGTTGATACCAGGGAATCGTTTGGTGATTCCGGCTTCGCAGCGTTGGGTGAGTTCCACCATGGGGTCGCGGTCGATGCCGATGATGGAGGCTTCGGGGACCACTGGTTTCTTCCATCCCATGTCCAGGATGGGATCGATGCGGCATTTGTCGGCGAGCGCCTCTGTGTTGGCGAGTAGTTTGTTGAGGTCGGCTTTCCCTTGGCCTGCCGCGTTCATGATTTCTTTGCCGAGTTGGAGCATGTGGTGGGCGTTCTTCAGCCAGCCTTGCCCTGTCGGTTGCAGCAGGGGTGCGGCTGAGAGTTCGGGAAGGGATTTGAGGGTGCGGGCGGAGTCGAGGACGTCGGCGGTTGCTGCTCCGTCTTGGGCGCAGTAGCGGACGGCGTTGCTGAGGATGGCGGGGATGTTGTGTTCCAGTGCGAGCTTGAGCATTCGTACGGCATGTGAGGTGCTCAGTGGTTCTCCGGGTGCGCTGAGGTGGGAAACAGTTTCGGCCACGATGGTTCCCGGTGGCATGGCGTCGATCCATTGCTTGAAAAGGGTTCTGGGCCTGAGGTATTTGCGGCCACCCATGGCTTGGCCAACATCGGAGTCGGGTCCGATCAGAACGGTGAGGACTGGTTTGAGGGTTGTGGGGTCAAGGGTTCTTGATGCAAGTTCTCCTCTGGTTACTGCCACGGGGACTACTCCCCCGGCTTTTCCTGAGGTTCTTGCGTGGGCGTCGGAGACGAGGCGGCAGAGTGCCTTGTAGCCGGCGCCGTTGTTGTTGCCGTGGGCGAGGACGACGACGCGGCCCGCGACTTGGGTGCGGTGGTCGCCGTCGTCGTCGAAGATTGCCAGGTCTACACCCACGATGGGGTCGATGTTTGCTTCCATGCAGGCTTTGAGGTGTTTGATGGTGCCGTACAGGCCGTCACGGTCTGTACAGGCGAGCGCCGTGGCGCCGTCTGCTGCGGCGGCTTGGGCGAGTTCGTCGGGCCAGGAGACCCCGTAGTGTGCGCTGAAGGCGGTGGAGACGTGCAGATGGGTGAAGCTCAAGGGTTCACGCTGCTTCGTCGGGTTCTACTGCACGTGCTGGTGCGGCGTCGTGGATGCGCAGGAGTCTCCACCGTCCGCTGCCCAGGTGCCGGACGAGATCGAGGGTGATGGAGTGGCTGGTTTCCGGCTCATCGGTGGAGGGAAGCAGTTGTACCCGCCAGATCTCGTGGTCAACCAGGCCGGCTCCGCTTCCCAGGGGTGCGCGGCTTTCTTCAAGCCACCATTGGCGTCGTTCGTACCAGCGCACCGGTTCGTTGGTGACTGTGTACTGCGTGCCTTTCCATTGGACTTCCTGCGGCTGGCCTGCGTCTGTGCAGCTCACATTTACTGATTCACTGAACAGCCCCATATCTTCACCTCTTCACGCCGGAGAAACCTTATTCGAAAGTATGTTCGAATAATTCAGTTTACGCCGCGCTTTGAGCAAAACCTATCCATGGATCACTTCGTCGCCGGTCCACGGCCCCCTACGTGACACTCCGCGAGGCGGTCCGCTTGGAACGCTTGCCGATCTGTTTGACCAGAGCGTCGCGCCAAGGCTGTGCACCCTGGGCGAGGGCAACGCCACCCATGAGTGAAGAAGCCAGCCGGAGCAATTGAGTGCGCAAGACCCGCTCCCGGTTATAGGCGGCGAGCGCTTCCTTCAAGGGCTGCTCGTTCAGCAGCTTGCCCAGATTCACAGCATCAATCAGCGCTTCGCAGGCACCACGGCCAAGGTTGGGGGTCATGGCGTGTGCGGCGTCCCCCAGCAACACCACATTGCCCTGCGCATAACGCCTGAGCGGAGGTGTCGTCCAGATCCGTTGGGCCAGCGAATTGCCCGGAGCAGCAGTGGAAAGAACACTCCGAACAGCGGGTGAGTACTTCGCATACCGAGTCCGTGTCAGCTCCAGTGCTTCTGCAACATCAACCCCGTCCGGGCCAAGGGCGGACCTGTAGGAGGCATACCAGTTAGTTCCGTCACCGGCAGGTGCCAAGCCAAAAATCTCACCCCGCCCCCAGTACTCGCCGACGTCTTCAGCGGACGGGGTTCCGGGAATGACTCCGCGGACAGCAAGGAATGGAGTAGGCCTGGCAGCACTCCGCTCGCCCCAAAAGTCGCGTCGGACAATGCTTTTGACTCCATCCGCGCCCACGGTCAGCCAAGCATCGGACGGCAGGCGGTCCACACGTCCGGCCACCCTGGACACTGTGTCCGGAACTGCGGAATCCAGCAGCCTCAGCAATTCTGGCCTGGACACTCCCACCAGACCCTCTCCTTCCATGGAGAGCATGGGATCCCCGGAGGGGCTGCGGAGGGCGCCGGCCTTGATGATGGACCCACGGCTCCGAACGGCCCCAAGGATCCCCAGCTCAGCCAAGGCCCTTTGGGCGGCCGGCCACATGGCCAGAGTTGTCCCAACCGCCGGGAGCTCGGGCCGCTGCTCATACACGGTGACGTCAAACCTGCCCGGGTCCAGCCGCCCGGCAAGCGCCAGTCCGGCTATTCCTCCACCGATGATGTCCACTCTTTCCATGAGCACACTGTACTACTACATTTGTAGTGGTGATAGGGGTTGAAGCTAGACTTTCGCCATGCCTGACCGACGAACTCAACTTGCCGATGCCGCGCTCGCCGTCGTCTCCGCCAAGGGACTCAAGGGACTCACCCACCGGGCCGTCGACGCCCAGGCCGGCGTCGCCGTCGGAACTACCTCCAACTATTTCCGCAACCGTGCAGCGCTGACGAGCGCCGCCGTCGACCGCGTTGAAGAACGTGACCGCCTCCTGCTGCAGCAGGGACCATCGGAGATCCCGACGTCGGTAGCCACGTTGGCGGAGCAGATCGCCGGAGCGGTCATGGGACTCGCGCGGGAAAACGCCGAGCTCACCCGGGCCAGGTTCGTTTTCGCCCTCGACCAACCCGAAGTGGTCGCTGCCGGACACGAGCGCCTGGTAAATGCCTTGGCGCAACTGCTCGAGTCGATGGGAATAGCCGAAGCACGCAGCCGGGCAGAAGCAATCTCCGACTACAGCGACGGCCTTGCCCTACACCTCCTGACCGCGAGGAAGGGTCAGGACATTGACACAGCCGCAGTGGCACGGAGCATCCAGCGCCTCTTGGAGGGCTGAAAGTCAAGGGGTGGACGGCAGCCGGTCCACAGAGCAGGATTGTGGAATGAGCACCAATGACGCACTCCTGAAGCAGGTCAACATCTCCGCCGAAGAAGACAACCTTGTGGCAAGGTTCGAAATCGACGGCAACATACCAGGCTCCGGCGCTTACGTCGTGGGCCTTGTTGCTGCCAGCGAGGACTATTCCTCGCAGCGCAGGCTCGGCATCGAATTCATGAACGGCGAGGCGATCTCGTTCTACTCCTTCAACCACTCCCTCAGCGCCGAGGAAAACTACGACATCAAGGGCGTGGAGCACTCGGGCAACGTCATCACGGGGAACTTCCCCATGTCAGCCATCCATGGGCTGAGCAAAGGCCACGTCATGACGGGCTTCAGCGAAGCTGACGGCCGGGAGTTCCAATCCGGCGTACCGGTCACCGAAGCTCTCTAAGTTCTAAAAGAGGCCTTCCACCGGTTCAATGAGTTCCGGTGAATTGTTGCGGACATTTCCCACCGCGGCACCCACCGGGTCCAGTGTCCACGCAGCTGCGGCATCGTGTGCCTTGGAGCGGACCAGCTCTACCAACCCTTCAGCGTCCTTTTCCCGCGGATCCAGCCAGGCTTCCATCGTCTCTATGCTCATAGGCAAGGGAACACGGTCATGCAGGGCGGTCAGCTCATCAAAGACCGAAGCGCTGCGCCGGGACCTGGCCGACTCGGCCGTAGGGGTGTCCGCGGTCAGGATGGACATGGACAGCAACCAACGGGCAGGGTCATCATCAGACGCCGACTGGTCACGCCACCACTCGTATAAGCCTGCAAAGACCAAGCCTTGGCCGTCTCCCGGGTGCACGTAATACGGTTGCTTGTTCTGGCCCTCGCCCTTCTTCCATTCGTAATAACCATCAGCAGGAACCGCGCAGCGCCTGGCCACCGCGGCCTTCTTGAAGGACGGCTTCTCCAACAGCGTTTCGCTTCGAGCGTTGATGAGCCGGGCACCGCCCTTGGGATCCTTCGCCCACGAGGGCACCAGCCCCCACTTCGCCACGTGGAGCTGCCGTTTCACATCGTGGTCAATCAGCCTCTCCAACACGATGGGAACGGCATCAGTCGGAGCCACGTTCCACGATTTCTCCAGGGCAATTTCCTTCTCAAGTTCGGCGTCAAAATCGGCGAGCAGATCCCCCACCGCACGGGCCATCACATAACGTCCACACATGGCAACAGTTTGCCCTTTCCTCGCAGAACGCACCAGCACGGGCATGTGACGTAACCCTGCTTCGCGGCTGAAAGGGAATTATTCGGACGCGGGTTACCGTTGATAACAACGAAACATCCAGTGCACAACGACCCACAACCGAGGAGAGCTCTGTGGACTTCACTCCCGACTCCGGCACCATCACCATGTTCTCGACCACCTGGTGCGGTTATTGCAACCGCCTGAAGAAGCAGCTGGACGCCAAGGGCATCGGCTACACCGAGATCAACATCGAAGAAGTAGATGGCACTGCCGAACTCGTCGAGCAGCTCAACGGAGGCAACCGCACCGTCCCCACCGTGCTCTTCCCTGACGGAACCGCGGCCACCAACCCGTCCGCTTCCGAGGTTGAGAAGCGCCTGGTCGCCGCGTAAACTGCCGCGGTCATGCTGTTGGGCCCGCACGGAACAATCCCACTCTGTCTGCCACCTGTGATAGACAGAATGGGAATCCGTAGCGGGCCCTTTTTTGCCTTGAAGCAGGACCCGCTCCCCCGTTAGCCCGAAGGGAACATCTCCATGGTCCACGCAGTCAAAGGTGTCGTCGTTCGCTCCAAAGGCGCACCCGCAACATTAGAAACCATCCTGGTTCCCGAACCCGGCCCCGGCGAGGCTTTGGTGGACATCCTCACCAGCGGCGTCTGCCACACCGACCTCCACTACAAACTCGGCGGCATCAGCGACGATTTCCCCTTCCTCCTTGGCCACGAAGCCACCGGCGTAGTCAGCGCAGTCGGCCCCGATGTCACTGACGTAGCCCCGGGCGACCGCGTGGTCCTCAACTGGCGCGCAGTCTGCGGCAACTGCCGAGCATGTAACCGCGGCCAGGCCCAGTACTGCTTCAACACCCACAACGCCACCCAAAAGATGACACTTGAAGATGGCACGGAACTCTCACCAGCCCTCGGCATCGGCGCATTCATCGAAAAGACGCTGGTAGCCGCCGGGCAATGCACCAAGGTAGACCCCGACGCCGATGCCGCCGCGGTGGGACTGCTCGGCTGCGGCGTCATGGCAGGTCTGGGCGCAGCGCTCAACACCGGCAACGTCAAGCGAGGCGACTCCGTTGCCGTGATCGGCTGCGGCGGAGTGGGCGTGGCAGCAATCGCCGGCGCCGCGCTCGCAGGAGCCACCACCATCATCGCCGTGGACATCGACGCTAAAAAGCTTCAGCGTGCCAAGGAACTCGGTGCAACACACACGGTGGATTCATCCGCAAGCGACCCCATTGAAGAAATCAGGGCTCTGACAGGTGGCTTCGGCGCAGACGTGGTGATTGACGCCGTCGGACGTCCCGAAACCTATAAGCAGGCGTTCTACGCCCGCGACCTCGCAGGCACCGTTGTCCTGGTGGGTGTCCCCACGCCGGAGATGACCCTGGAACTGCCGCTGCTGGATGTTTTCGGCCGTGGTGGGTCACTCAAGTCATCCTGGTACGGCGATTGCCTGCCCTCCCGCGACTTCCCCATGCTGGTGGACCTGTACAAGCAGGGCAAGCTGGACCTGGACGCATTCGTCACCGAACGCATCACCATCAACCAAGTCGAAGAAGCGTTCGACAAGATGCATGATGGCGCAGTCCTCCGATCGGTGGTTGAGCTGTGAGCGCCCGCAACGTCACGATCGATCACGTTGTCACTTCCGGGACGTTCTCCCTCGACGGAGGAACCTGGGACGTGGACAACAACGTTTGGATCATCGGCGATGACTCTGAATGCATCGTCATCGACCCCGCCCACAACCCCGACGCAATTCGCGAGGCCGTGGGTGGCCGAACAGTCAAAGCCATCCTCCTCACGCACGGCCACGATGACCACATCAGCTCTGCCGGCGCGTTTTGGGAGCTCGTCAAAGCTCCCATCCACTTGCACCAGGACGACTGGATGCTGTGGCGGGCAGTGTTCCCGGAGATTGATCCGGACGTGGCGATCGTGGACGGCGACGAGTTCGCCGTTGCCGGCGCAACGCTGAAAGCCATCCACACTCCTGGACACTCGCCCGGGTCCGTGTCATTCCACCTGGCCAGCGAAGAAACACTCTTCAGCGGAGACACGCTCTTCCAAGGCGGACCTGGCGCGACGGGACGCTCCTATAGCGACTTCCCCACCATCATCGAATCCATCCGGACCAAGCTCCTCCCCTTGCCTGAGGAAACCGTGGTCCGCACGGGGCACGGTGATTCCACCACCATCGGCGCTGAAAAGCCGCACCTGGATGAGTGGATCGCCCGCGGACACTGACGCACGCGGGGCACCTTGCTGAGCGAGGCACCCTGCGGCCTGGTGGGGTAAGGGCTGGCCGCCCCTACCCCACCAGGCTGCGGAAGTCGCCGTCTACGATGTCCGCGTATCCGCGGTAGGCCTCAATAACGGCGTCCTCCACAGTCTGGACATCCAGATGCGGGAGCAGGTCATTGGCTGCCCCGGCCGTGGCAGGATCCCATTCGAGGCCCAGCGCCGAATAACTCGCTGCCAGGACCTCGCGGATGGGTTTGGAATCCTCCACCACAATCACGGAACTGAAAAGCCAGCCTCCGGAAACGACACGCTGGGCGGTACCTATGAGCTTGATGCGGTGTGCAGGGAAATCGGGATCCTCGCCGTGGACACTGAACTCGCCAGGACAGTACTCCCCCGGAATTTCACCGACGGCGGCATGGACACCCACGCTTCGGAGCGCACCGGCCAGCAGCTCACCAAACTCCGAAAAGCGGGCCTTGGCACGAACGATCGCGTCCGGGTGCGGCTCGATGTGGTCTATCACCAACGTCCCTTGGTGATACGCAGCAGCGCGGCCCCCGGCTTTGCGTATGAGGGGCTCGAACCCGAGCTTCCGGCAGGCCTCCTCCGCTGCCTGAAAACCAGGCAAGTTCGCATCGCGCTGACCGAAAGCAACAGTAGGCTGCGGACGATACAAGCGAAGGGACGGGCCAAGTTTGCCGTTACGGGCACGCTGAAGCAGCTCCAAGGCGAAATCGAGGTCTGCAGCCGCACCCATGGTTTCGTTCTGGCGATAAGCCGTTAGCTGGCGCGAGCCCTCTCCCGGATCGCCCATCAGCTTTTCCTCAAGGTCAGGATCTGCTCGGCCCGCCCAAAGGGTCCGTTGAGGTCATGGAGCACGGTGGAGGTCAGGCCGATGCCATCGGCACCAAATGACACTTTGTTGTCCAAGCCCAACCATTCACCAGCCGGCGCCCTGTACATATGGATCTGCAAGTCCACATTCGGGAAGATATAGCTGTTTTCTCCGGGCGGCACACGGGCTGCGATCCCATTGGCTGTGTCAACCAAGCCCATCAAACGGGCCAGCTCAGAACTGTCGTGTTGATCCGTGAGCGGATGGGACGTCCGGATCCACACCTT is drawn from Arthrobacter sp. 31Y and contains these coding sequences:
- the thrS gene encoding threonine--tRNA ligase codes for the protein MSDAQQITLIVDGEETKVTEGTTGAELFFERRDVVVARVNGVLKDLDQVLPADAEIEGVTIESPDGLNVLRHSTAHVMAQAVQQLRPDAKLGIGPYITDGFYFDFDVAEPFTPEDLRQLEKMMQKIINQNQKFVRRVVTEEEAREAMANEPYKLELLGKKNDASDAAEGVNVEVGAGDITIYDNVDRKSGESVWCDLCRGPHLPNTKIISNAFALTRSSAAYWLGNQNNQQLQRIYGTAWPTKEALKAYQERIAEAERRDHRKLGVELDLFSFPDELGSGLPVFHPKGGIIRKAMEDYSRQRHVDAGYEFVYTPHITKGHLYEVSGHLDWYKDGMFPAMQVDAEFNEDGTVRKPAQDYYLKPMNCPMHNLIFRSRGRSYRELPLRLFEFGSVYRYEKSGVVHGLTRVRGMTQDDAHIYCTREQMKDELTTTLNFVLGLLKDYGLDDFYLELSTKNEEKFVGDDAAWEEATRTLSEVAAASGLELVPDPGGAAFYGPKISVQAKDALGRTWQMSTIQLDFNLPERFELEYQAADGTRQRPVMIHRALFGSVERFMGVLTEHYAGAFPAWLSPVQVVGIPVAETFNDYMFDVVDQLKAAGIRAEVDVSSDRFPKKIRTASKDKIPFVLIAGGEDAEAGAVSFRFRDGSQDNGVPVAEAVRRIVDAVKNRES
- a CDS encoding TetR/AcrR family transcriptional regulator — protein: MPDRRTQLADAALAVVSAKGLKGLTHRAVDAQAGVAVGTTSNYFRNRAALTSAAVDRVEERDRLLLQQGPSEIPTSVATLAEQIAGAVMGLARENAELTRARFVFALDQPEVVAAGHERLVNALAQLLESMGIAEARSRAEAISDYSDGLALHLLTARKGQDIDTAAVARSIQRLLEG
- a CDS encoding DUF6504 family protein, producing MGLFSESVNVSCTDAGQPQEVQWKGTQYTVTNEPVRWYERRQWWLEESRAPLGSGAGLVDHEIWRVQLLPSTDEPETSHSITLDLVRHLGSGRWRLLRIHDAAPARAVEPDEAA
- a CDS encoding HIT family protein, which encodes MQENTGAATGIPGDADVTDDFGLAGVPDAFQRLWTPHRMAYIKGGQDQFKNKDDCPFCVGPTRTDEESLIVYRGRTCYVVLNLFPYNPGHLLICPYRHVPDYTDITVEETAEFAELTQTAMRVLRKVSNPSGFNLGMNQGVTGGAGIAAHLHQHVVPRWGGDGNFFPIIAQTKAITQTLDEVRKLVAEAWPGESNAQ
- a CDS encoding FAD-dependent monooxygenase, whose protein sequence is MLMERVDIIGGGIAGLALAGRLDPGRFDVTVYEQRPELPAVGTTLAMWPAAQRALAELGILGAVRSRGSIIKAGALRSPSGDPMLSMEGEGLVGVSRPELLRLLDSAVPDTVSRVAGRVDRLPSDAWLTVGADGVKSIVRRDFWGERSAARPTPFLAVRGVIPGTPSAEDVGEYWGRGEIFGLAPAGDGTNWYASYRSALGPDGVDVAEALELTRTRYAKYSPAVRSVLSTAAPGNSLAQRIWTTPPLRRYAQGNVVLLGDAAHAMTPNLGRGACEALIDAVNLGKLLNEQPLKEALAAYNRERVLRTQLLRLASSLMGGVALAQGAQPWRDALVKQIGKRSKRTASRSVT
- a CDS encoding DNA polymerase III subunit alpha translates to MSFTHLHVSTAFSAHYGVSWPDELAQAAAADGATALACTDRDGLYGTIKHLKACMEANIDPIVGVDLAIFDDDGDHRTQVAGRVVVLAHGNNNGAGYKALCRLVSDAHARTSGKAGGVVPVAVTRGELASRTLDPTTLKPVLTVLIGPDSDVGQAMGGRKYLRPRTLFKQWIDAMPPGTIVAETVSHLSAPGEPLSTSHAVRMLKLALEHNIPAILSNAVRYCAQDGAATADVLDSARTLKSLPELSAAPLLQPTGQGWLKNAHHMLQLGKEIMNAAGQGKADLNKLLANTEALADKCRIDPILDMGWKKPVVPEASIIGIDRDPMVELTQRCEAGITKRFPGINGEMEKRVRSRLVHELGIIARLGFASYFLTVAEVSRMILDMGVRVAARGSGASSLVNYLIDISQVDPIRHDLIFERFLSGRRSTLPDIDIDVESAERHNVYRRIFDRFGAERVTLMSMQNGYRARGAVRDAGMALGMPDEEVGEIAKQLWRFSARKFREALVEKPELRNFAGRVEQGALEENQQLDMLVDLTERLDRLPRHISMHPCGVILGDATLLDRSPVQPSGLGLPMSQFDKHDMDPMGMLKLDVLGVRMQSAMAFAVREVIRLHPSKAEVVEAGRHPVEPGGSGPDFIAADGRIDLNAVPFDDEPTYELIRSTHTLGCFQIESPGQRELIGKMAPREFNDLIIDISLFRPGPMKSDMVRPFLEHRHGFAPEVYPHPDLKPVLQETHGVTVFHEQILKTFDVMTGCGLDRADEFRRALGDEVHEPEVERQFRRDAIRKYSPEVVDKVWGTLKAFGSFGFCKAHGAAFAVPTYQSAWLKTHHPEAFLAGLWEHDPGMYPKRLLVAEARRLGIPILPLDINRSHAEYRVEKIQDGPDRGKLGIRLSLTGIYGLSGAELKRIVAGQPFDSLADLRARARVSKPNIKRLAQLGAFDSLHKDSGGKANRADLVQHLQALQSSPTRKPTDVIEGQLAFALGDVELKNLAPELPEPSMVENVRAELDLMAVDVSQHLMESHRPLLDKLGVTTADKLLGLRNGTEVLVAGVRIATQTPPMRGGRRVVFISIDDGTGCVDSVFFHEAQEESGPLLFGTRMLLIRGTTRRTGPKGISLSANKAWDLSQPETLPYGELLPAGVVLPDEFTHRGPLHGISRNLAITGLGS